A single region of the Triticum dicoccoides isolate Atlit2015 ecotype Zavitan chromosome 2B, WEW_v2.0, whole genome shotgun sequence genome encodes:
- the LOC119365021 gene encoding uncharacterized protein LOC119365021, giving the protein MAPVLPAPAAAAAAPPPFCRVSLPARSAFPSSPVRNLRRFAARSSGGGGRPEPKAGDDESKAVLDAFFLGKALAEALTERAESVVGEVFSVVGQWQAEQQKQVQEFQEEVVQRAQKAKERAAEEVVDDKGPKTLKGPSTTIVTPAPSPPPSPTIPTQAE; this is encoded by the exons ATGGCGCCCGTGCTACctgcaccggcggcggcggcggcggctcctccccccttcTGCCGCGTCTCTCTCCCGGCCCGCAGCGCTTTCCCCTCCTCCCCCGTCAGAAACCTTCGCAGGTTTGCAGCcaggagcagcggcggcggcgggcgccccGAGCCCAAAGCAG GTGATGATGAGAGCAAGGCCGTCCTCGACGCCTTCTTCCTGGGGAAGGCCTTGGCGGAGGCGCTGACGGAGAGGGCCGAGTCGGTGGTGGGCGAGGTGTTCAGCGTCGTCGGGCAGTGGCAGGCGGAGCAGCAGAAGCAGGTCCAGGAATTTCAG GAGGAGGTAGTTCAGAGAGCTCAAAAGGCCAAGGAAAGAGCTGCTGAGGAGGTCGTTGATGATAAGGGACCAAAGACTCTAAAGGGACCTTCAACAACCATTGTGACGCCTGCACCTTCACCCCCTCCTTCTCCTACTATTCCCACACAGGCAGAATAG